The following proteins are co-located in the Macrobrachium rosenbergii isolate ZJJX-2024 chromosome 26, ASM4041242v1, whole genome shotgun sequence genome:
- the LOC136852945 gene encoding LOW QUALITY PROTEIN: transducin beta-like protein 3 (The sequence of the model RefSeq protein was modified relative to this genomic sequence to represent the inferred CDS: inserted 1 base in 1 codon), whose translation MPKLQLKSKYAAESKYEAYFTGKRIQVTKDGTSLLCECEDSVGVVNLATGKVSGRISCEDDVVTCISISPDNSSIVVALRSTSIQQYQWPGLELQRTFRAYHRGPVTVMDWDASSTLLITGAADSSARIWDLQQKFCTHNLKGASGVFGVVMFHPELSQKPHVYGAVANKIHIWALAAGSSSLAATLEGHHSGVTALQITDDRTHLISSGLDRVIILWDLQALTSKRIVPVLESLSGVILQPKGSLFPGAQEDDHIYALTVGDKGIPSVWQVDTGRQVWKSSQPLLTVPEREGASVFTQLLYSSSLESVIFTTFDNSILLAKVDSLNIWKQLSGYNDQILDAVFAGTGETHLVIATNSPQIRIYNVNNFSVHLTQGHTANVYSLSCHPTKHEIFASSAHDSSIRVWELKTDGSAVCIAIAKGHTQSVGCVAFSQGFMVTGSSDMCMKRWDVDKILEKKASGEEVQLQSAYTVKAHDKDINSLCVSVNHKLVASGSQDKTAKIWDSSNLAPLGVLRGHRRGIWCVQFSPVEEVAATASADGTIKIWALSDFSNAVTLEGHGVSVMRLSWVSHGQQLLSIGSEGLLKMWTVKTRQCVFTGDEHEDRAWALAVSRDETKIVTGGEDASLIIWKDVTQDEKDQELAEAARLASEEQTLSNLIQDKKWGMALAIAIRLNQPFRXLKIVKELLDEDPSGLTGVMKVFRHDQLVTLLEFASQWNTRTKNSREAQGILSVVLSSRTPEELEDMKEWQHLLEGLLPYTERHLRRLAALHQSSFILQYMSSCLTLGNIESLGSESKEKHDDLELLRSINEYTPPKPVDDDDDEGVEVDENTDEDNVPLSVKEAVRDSIMEVGENEDMSDSDSSSVGNLDTLVESTNMHRNKKEMIHGQGLDDLDSNFIMEAVEASSSEEEGNLKDDMSCDENEKTTLKSKVPKKAKVKKLEKKGKKQKVKKQS comes from the exons ATGCCGAAACTACAACTAAAATCCAA ataTGCAGCTGAGTCTAAATATGAGGCTTATTTCACAGGAAAACGTATTCAG GTAACAAAAGATGGCACATCTTTGTTATGCGAATGTGAAGATAGTGTTGGAGTGGTGAACCTTGCAACCGGTAAGGTGAGCGGCCGAATCTCCTGTGAAGATGATGTTGTCACGTGCATATCAATTTCACCTGATAATTCTTCCATCGTTGTAGCATTGAGGTCTACCTCAATCCAGCAGTATCAGTGGCCAG GTTTAGAACTGCAGCGAACTTTTAGAGCCTACCACCGGGGTCCTGTTACTGTGATGGACTGGGATGCCTCATCCACGTTGCTGATCACTGGAGCTGCTGATTCTTCTGCCCGTATATGGGATCTTCAACAGAAGTTTTGCACACACAATTTAAAAGGAGCTTCAGGAGTGTTTGG GGTAGTGATGTTTCACCCAGAGCTGTCCCAAAAGCCACATGTCTACGGAGCAGTAGCAAACAAAATCCATATTTGGGCCCTAGCAGCAGGTTCATCTTCTCTTGCAGCAACCCTAGAGGGACATCATTCCGGTGTCACAGCTCTGCAAATAACTGATGATAGAACACACTTGATCAG CTCCGGCTTAGATCGCGTGATTATACTCTGGGACCTACAAGCATTAACAAGCAAAAGAATTGTGCCTGTGTTAGAGTCCCTCTCTGGTGTAATATTACAACCTAAAGGTTCACTTTTTCCCGGTGCTCAAGAAGATGACCATATATATGCCCTAACAGTAGGAGATAAAG GTATTCCTTCTGTATGGCAAGTTGACACTGGACGTCAAGTTTGGAAAAGTTCTCAACCACTTTTGACCGTTCCGGAGCGAGAAGGGGCCTCTGTATTCACTCAGCTTTTATATTCATCTAGCCTTGAGTCTGTTATCTTCACAACATTTGATAACTCGATTCTTCTAGCCAAAGTTGATAGTTTAAACATTTGGAAACAG CTTTCAGGTTATAATGACCAGATTTTGGATGCTGTTTTTGCTGGCACAGGAGAAACTCATCTTGTCATTGCCACCAACAGTCCACAGATACGTATATATAACGTGAACAACTTTAGTGTTCATCTCACTCAAGGACATACTGCAAATGTATATTCACTTAGCTGCCATCCTACAAAGCATGAAATCTTTGCATCAAG TGCCCATGATAGTAGCATTCGCGTTTGGGAGTTGAAGACTGATGGCTCAGCGGTATGCATTGCAATTGCAAAAGGACACACACAAAGTGTTGGGTGTGTTGCATTTTCTCAAG GTTTTATGGTAACCGGGAGCAGTGATATGTGTATGAAAAGATGGGATGTCgacaaaatattagaaaagaaGGCTAGTGGTGAAGAAGTTCAACTTCAGTCTGCCTACACGGTGAAGGCACACGATAAAGATATAAATTCTCTCTGCGTATCAGTCAATCATAAACTTGTTGCATCTGGATCACAAGATAAGACTGCAAAG ATTTGGGACAGTAGCAACCTTGCACCATTGGGCGTATTGAGAGGACATCGTCGAGGTATTTGGTGCGTACAGTTTTCCCCAGTGGAAGAGGTTGCTGCCACTGCCTCTGCTGATGGCACCATCAAGATCTGGGCCTTAAGTGATTTCAGTAATGCTGTG ACTTTGGAGGGCCATGGTGTCAGTGTAATGAGGCTGTCTTGGGTGTCACATGGCCAGCAGTTATTATCCATAGGGTCAGAAGGCTTGCTGAAAATGTGGACAGTCAAAACTCGACAGTGTGTGTTTACTGGCGACGAACACGAGGATAGGGCCTGGGCATTAGCTGTGTCACGTGATGAGACAAAGATAGTCACGGGTGGAGAGGATGCATCTCTGATAATCTGGAAAGATGTAACTCAAGATGAAAAGGATCAAGAATTGGCCGAGGCCGCAAG GTTGGCATCTGAAGAGCAGACATTATCTAACCTCATTCAAGATAAGAAATGGGGTATGGCTTTAGCTATTGCCATTCGGCTAAATCAACCATTCC GCTTGAAGATAGTTAAGGAATTACTAGATGAGGATCCAAGTGGATTAACAGGAGTAATGAAAGTATTTCGCCATGATCAACTGGTGACGTTACTTGAATTTGCATCACAATGGAATACCAGAACTAAGAATTCCAGGGAAGCCCAA GGCATTTTAAGTGTGGTTCTCAGCAGTCGAACGCCAGAGGAATTAGAGGATATGAAAGAATGGCAGCATTTGCTTGAAGGCCTTCTACCATATACTGAACGCCATTTAAGACGTTTGGCAGCCCTACATCAGTCATCTTTCATTCTACAGTATATGTCCTCTTGCCTGACTCTAGGAAACATTGAATC GCTGGGTTCTGAATCTAAGGAGAAGCATGATGACCTGGAACTACTACGCTCTATAAACGAATACACACCACCCAAACCAGTTGACGACGATGACGACGAGGGGGTTGAAGTGGATGAAAACACTGACGAGGACAATGTACCACTGAGTGTGAAAGAAGCTGTCAGAGATTCAATTATGGAAGTTGGTGAAAACGAGGATATGTCAGATAGTGACAGCAGCAGCGTTGGGAATTTGGATACTCTGGTTGAAAGCACTAACatgcacagaaataaaaaggaaatgattcaTGGTCAAGGTCTTGATGACCTTGATTCAAATTTCATCATGGAAGCAGTTGAAGCAAGCAGTTCTGAAGAGGAGGGAAATCTAAAAGACGACATGAgctgtgatgaaaatgaaaagacaacGTTGAAAAGTAAGGTACCTAAAAAGGCTAAAGTAAAGAAACtagagaagaaagggaaaaaacaaaaagttaagaaACAAAGTTGA